The region TGGATGAACCAACAACAGGACTTGATGTAGGATTAGAAAAAACATTGATAACTCATATAAAAGAGATTTTAAAAGATAAAACATTATTAGTTATTACACATAGGTTTGCCGCACTAGAACTTGTTGATAGAGTAATAGTTTTAAATAATGGTAAAATTGTAGCTGATGGTCCAAAAGATAAAGTTTTAGCAGCGTTACAACAACGAGGGAAATAGGTATGAGCAATAAATTATTATTTGAAGAAAAGAAATGGAACTATTATGTTTCAGTTATACCTATTATGCTATTTTTTATTGCATTTATTTCATGGGCTACATTTAGTGAAGTTGATGAAGTAGTAAGAGGAAGTGGTAAAGTTGTTCCTTCAGGTCAAACAAAAATTTTACAAAATTTAGAGGGTGGAATCGTATCTGATATAAGAGTAAAAGAGGGTGATACTGTTAAAAAAGGTCAAATAATTTATACTCTTTCAAATGAGTTTTTTAAAGCAGATTTAAAATCAAAAGAGATTGATTTATTAGCATTTAAAGCTTCTGCTATAAGATTAGAAGCCTCAATTGATGAAAAAGAAGAGATTAGTTTTCCTGATGAATTAAAAGAAAAAATACCAGATATAATTGAAAATGAGAAAAAAATATTCTTTGAAGATTTAAAAAACAAAAAAACAAAAATAAATATAACAAAAGACCAACTAAAACAAAAAGAATATAAATTAAAAGAAGCAGAAACCAAATTTGAGAATTTGAGTTTAGAACTTAATCTAGCTCAAACAAATATGCAAATTTTGGAATCTTTATATAAGAAAAAAGTTGTATCAAAAAAAGAGTATATTGGGGAACTTTCTAAGAAACAAAATATAGTAACAAAACTCTCAGAAACAAGAAATAGCATACCTATCATAAAAGAAGAGATACAAGAGGCTCAAAAGAAGATTCAAAGTGTTAAATCAGAGATTAAAACTAAATATTTAGAAAAGTACTCAAGTTTAAAAGCAGAGATAAATAAACTTATAGAGAAAAATAAAGCAAATACAGATAGAGAGCTTAGAAAACATATAGCTTCTCCTGTAAATGGTATTATTAATAAACTATATTTTCACACCATAGGTGGTATAGTGAAATCTGGTGATAAAGTTGCTGAAATAACACCACTAGATGATTCTTTAACAATAGAGGCTAGAGTGGCTACTAGCAGTAGAGCACAAATTTGGGCTGGTCAAAAAGTTTCAGTAGAAATCACGGCGTATGATTTTTCTAAATATGGTTTATTAGATGGTAAATTAATCTCTATTTCTCCTGATTCTTTTGAAGATAGAAATGGTAATATTTATTATTTAGTAAAAGTTAAAGTAGATAGTAATCAGTTTGCACCTGAATTACCAATTTTACCAGGTATGATTGCTAATGTAAATATATTAACTGGTAAGAAAACAATACTTCAATATATTATTAAACCACTAAAAGATATCAGTAATAATGCTTTAGGAGAGAAATAAAAGATAATAAGTTATTATTTTTTACATAATTAAACCAAATTTTCATCTTAATAAAAGGGAAATTTAAATAATATATACACTTAATATATTATTTTAAGGGTTAATTAATGTTTAGCTTCTTCAAGTTTCTTCAAAAATTTATTTCTGACTTAAAATCTAAAAAAGGTTTATGGTTTACAATTTTAGCATTTCTATCTGTTTCAGGTATCTTCTTGTCTTTATATCTTTTAACTCATATGACTGAGAGCGTATCAAAAGATGTATATATAAATATGTCTTCAACTTATGTAAAAAATTATAAAAATAGAGTTGTAAAAAAAGAACAAACTCTTAAAAAAATTATTTTAACAATGAAATCAAATCAAAACTTCATTTCTAGTATCGAAAACAATGATTTACAAAATGTAGGAAGTGTAGTAACAAGTTTTAATAATAGTTATAAAGAAAATGGTTTTAGCAGTTTACAAATGAGTTTCTATCCAGTTTTCAATCAGGTTAATCAATACAGAAGTACTATTAACTCTGTAATAAACACTAAAAATAAGATTTTTGGAATTGAAGTTTTATCAGATGGTATTTATTATACTTATATTGAACCTATAATTTCAAATGATAATTTAATAGGAATTTTGGAATTAAAAGAAGAGATGCATGATTATAAAGCTGAATATATGAAAGATGATTTAATATTTCTTTTTATGATAGAAGAAAGAATGTTAAATAGACTTTCAATAAACGCTAGAGATGGTAAATATAGAGAGGTTATTGATACTTTATATGTAGAAGAAGAAAAATATGACGGTCAATTCTTTGCAAAAATAATTGAAGCTGGAAAAGACAGTTACAAACAAATGCTTGAAGATGGTTACTCTGTAGGTGATACATATTTTAGGGCAGTTCAAAGAGTAGCAGATATAGAAGGAAATGTTATTGGATTAGTAGTAATTGGTGAACCTGTTGAGGGTAGTGGTGCATTTGTTAATATAGTTGATAATATGACAAAAACCGTCACCACAGTTGCTTTAGGTTTGGTTATCTCAATTCTTCTATTTATGTTTTAAGGTTTTTAAATGAGACGTATCAAAATATTAAAAATATATTTTATTTTTCTATTATTTATACTATTTTTAGTTTTTTCAAATCTAAATCTAATTAAAACATTCTTTATGGCAACATTAACTTTTAATGTTGCTATTTTAACAATATTTTCAATTGGACTTTTGATTTTATATCAAGCAGCTATAAAACTTACAATGCTTTCTGGTACTTTTGGTATTTTAGCATATAAAAAAGGAAAAGCTTTAGAGTTTTATCTACAAGGAATCACTGGTATCTTTCCTGCAACTATTGCACATATGTTTAATAAAAGAGCAAAAAAAGGTGTTCTTTATTTTACACAAGATGAAGCAAAAGATGTTAGTGAATGGCTAAATGAACAATTTTTTAATCAAAAAGGTTATACTAACTTTTTCGTTGGTACTTCACTTATGTTGGGTCTTTTTGGTACTTTTACAGGATTACTAGTTGCAATTGATGAAATGGGAGCAATTATTTTATCTTTTGGTGGAGATGATATTGATATTGGTGAAATTATGACTAATTTCTCTGGTCCTTTAGGTGGTATGGCTGTAGGTTTTGCTTCTTCTTTATTTGGTGTTGCTTCAGCTGTAATTTTAAATGTAATGCAATATATTTTAACAAGAAATCAAGCTGGATTTTTACAAGATGTTGAGGATTGGATGAAAGGTAAAATTATCGATTCTCAAAGTTCAGATACTATGGAAGAAGCAAGAGAACAACTTGGAATATTAGCTGCCTCGTCTCAAGGTGGAGGGGGAAATATGCAAGGTTTCTTAGATGTATTTATTGATACAATGGGAGATTTTACAGATAAGCTTGAACATTCAAACAGGTCTTCAGAACAAATCTATAAACAAATTACAGATACTCTTTCTAATTCTAATCAAGTTAATGAAAAAGAAGCAGTATTATTAGAAAACATTGTTTCTACATTAAGAGAATCTAATGTTAATCAATTCTCTAATGCTTCAATGATGCAAGAGTCTTTGGAAGAGATATCAAATGTAATTTTATCAGAACACAGAAGTATTAAAAAAAGTTTAACATTACAAGAAGAAAATAATAAGTTATTATTAGAGTTAGTTTCAACTTTAAGTAAAAAGCTAGATAAATTAGAGTCAAAAAAATAGGTTAATGTATGGCAAATAGATGTGAAGATGAATTTAATCCTTGGCCTTCATTCGTGGATATTTTTTCATCAGTTATTTTAGTAATGTTACTATTTTTATTAGTAGTATTAGTTAACCTTGGTTACTATGCTCAATTTAAATATAAAGTATCATATACTGGTTCAATTGCAACTGATGATTTAATAGTAAATGATAATCCTAGTGAAGGAACAACTAAAATGTATCAAGAACAAGTTCCTACACAAGCACAAGTTCAAACACAAAATCAGTCTCAATCTATTGCACAGATGCAAAATGAAATTATTAGGCTTAGAAAAACTATTGAAGAAAGAACTGTAAAAGCAAAAGAGAAAGAAGAGTCAGAAATTGAAGCTGGTGGTATTGATGTAAAAGATAGAAAAGATGATGATAATGATACAAAGCAACAGATTTTAAATGTTGATGATTATTTTATAATTACTTTTAAAGGTGATGAAATATTCTTTGATAATGCTATTACAAAACAATTAAAAGTTTTTCTTGCTGAAGTAAAAGAAAAATATGGAAAACATCAAGTTTTAATTAATGCAGCAGATGTTCAAGGAAGGGCTAGTGCTACAATTGCAAAACAAATCTCATTAGCTAGATCAATAGGAACTAGAAACTTAATTAGAAAATTAGGATATGAAAAAAAAGATGTAAGAATTGATTTATTATCTAGTACTGAAGTTAAAGAAAAGATAAATAAACAGAATGGATATTTGGTGATTAGGATAAAAAAATAGTGAACAAGAGTATTTTGAAATATATTTTATTAATCTTTTTAATTATCTCATCAATGTATGGATTGGATGATACAAATAATTTAAATTTAATTAGACCTACAAAATTAAAACAAATTGAAGGTAAAAAAGAACCTATCAATGCTGTAAAAAAAGAGTATGTATCAGAGGTACCGGGAATTTCTAAAATCAAGACTTTTAATTCTGAAAATGATCTTGATACAAATCTTTATCAAAAAGTAAAACTTATTGATGTTGTATTAGAAACCTTATCAAAAAGTGATATTTTAAAATCATCAAGAGAGAGTGTTATTCAATATGAAATAAAAGTTAAAAATGCAATGGCAGATTATTATCCTACATTAAATTTTAATTATGAATATGGAAGAACAAGAACTAAGCCTGGACAAAATGAGGGTGAAAAATATAAGTTTTATACTGACAATAATTTTGAATTTGTATTAAGACAAAATCTATATTCTGGAAATGCAAC is a window of Halarcobacter sp. DNA encoding:
- a CDS encoding HlyD family type I secretion periplasmic adaptor subunit, with amino-acid sequence MSNKLLFEEKKWNYYVSVIPIMLFFIAFISWATFSEVDEVVRGSGKVVPSGQTKILQNLEGGIVSDIRVKEGDTVKKGQIIYTLSNEFFKADLKSKEIDLLAFKASAIRLEASIDEKEEISFPDELKEKIPDIIENEKKIFFEDLKNKKTKINITKDQLKQKEYKLKEAETKFENLSLELNLAQTNMQILESLYKKKVVSKKEYIGELSKKQNIVTKLSETRNSIPIIKEEIQEAQKKIQSVKSEIKTKYLEKYSSLKAEINKLIEKNKANTDRELRKHIASPVNGIINKLYFHTIGGIVKSGDKVAEITPLDDSLTIEARVATSSRAQIWAGQKVSVEITAYDFSKYGLLDGKLISISPDSFEDRNGNIYYLVKVKVDSNQFAPELPILPGMIANVNILTGKKTILQYIIKPLKDISNNALGEK